From a single Papaver somniferum cultivar HN1 unplaced genomic scaffold, ASM357369v1 unplaced-scaffold_19, whole genome shotgun sequence genomic region:
- the LOC113338988 gene encoding ammonium transporter 2-like, which translates to MANQAVGFAYHPSSPSVPDWLNKGDNAWQMTASTLVALQSMPGLVILYGSIVKKKWAVNSAFMALYAFAAVLICWVLLCYRMAFGDELLPFWGKGAPALGQKYLLGRANVPASTHRHKDGSVETGRNEPFYPMATLVYFQFTFAAITMILLAGSVLGRMNIKAWMAFVPLWLIFSYTVGAFSLWGGGFLYQWGVIDYSGGYVIHVSSGIAGLTAAYWVGPRVRGDRERFSPNNVLLMLAGAGLLWMGWSGFNGGAPYAANTSAPIAILNTNICAATSLLVWTILDVIYFEKPSVIGAIQGMMTGLVCITPGAGLVQSWAAIVMGILAGSIPWFTMMILHKKSTLLQKVDDTLGVFHTHAVAGLLGGALTGLFAEPVLCDLLLPVKGSRGAFYGGTGGMQFLKQLVGALFVIVWNLLSTSIILLLIRLVIPLRMPDNQLMIGDDAVHGEEAYALWGDGEKYDPAKHGSLFTEQIRPNQHHANNGAIGVTVQL; encoded by the exons ATGGCTAATCAGGCTGTCGGTTTCGCTTACCATCCGTCATCCCCATCTGTACCAGACTGGCTTAACAAAGGTGATAACGCATGGCAAATGACAGCATCAACCTTGGTTGCACTACAGAGCATGCCTGGATTAGTGATTCTGTATGGTAGTAttgtaaagaagaaatgggcAGTAAATTCAGCTTTCATGGCACTTTACGCCTTTGCTGCTGTGTTGATTTGTTGGGTTTTACTCTGTTATCGAATGGCGTTTGGTGATGAGCTTCTTCCTTTCTGGGGAAAAGGTGCACCGGCTCTAGGGCAAAAATATCTTTTGGGCCGAGCTAATGTTCCTGCAAGCACTCATCGTCATAAGGATGGATCAGTAGAAACTGGAAGGAACGAACCATTTTATCCCATGGCTACTTTAGTGTACTTCCAGTTCACTTTTGCAGCTATTACTATGATATTATTAGCTGGTTCTGTTCTCGGTCGTATGAATATCAAGGCTTGGATGGCTTTTGTTCCGCTTTGGCTAATCTTTTCTTACACTGTCGGCGCGTTTAGTCTTTGGGGTGGTGGATTTCTTTACCAATGGGGTGTCATTGATTACTCAGGCGGTTATGTTATCCATGTCTCTTCTGGAATTGCTGGTCTTACTGCCGCTTACTGG GTTGGACCAAGGGTGAGAGGCGATCGAGAGCGATTTTCACCAAACAATGTTTTGTTAATGTTAGCCGGAGCAGGATTATTGTGGATGGGTTGGTCTGGTTTCAATGGAGGTGCACCTTACGCTGCAAATACTAGTGCTCCGATTGCTATTTTGAACACGAATATATGTGCGGCGACAAGTCTTCTTGTTTGGACAATTCTAGATGTCATCTACTTTGAGAAACCTTCTGTGATTGGAGCTATTCAGGGTATGATGACCGGTCTTGTTTGCATTACTCCCGGAGCAG GGTTGGTTCAATCGTGGGCTGCGATAGTGATGGGAATACTTGCAGGTAGCATACCTTGGTTTACCATGATGATACTTCACAAGAAATCTACTTTGCTACAAAAG GTTGATGACACATTGGGTGTGTTTCACACACACGCGGTAGCCGGACTATTAGGTGGGGCACTTACTGGGTTGTTCGCCGAGCCGGTTCTGTGCGATCTACTCTTACCTGTTAAGGGTTCGAGGGGTGCGTTCTACGGCGGAACCGGTGGGATGCAATTCTTAAAGCAATTGGTTGGAGCCTTATTCGTGATAGTATGGAATTTGCTATCAACTTCAATTATACTGCTTCTCATAAGGCTGGTGATACCATTGAGAATGCCTGATAATCAGCTTATGATTGGAGATGATGCGGTTCATGGTGAAGAAGCTTATGCACTTTGGGGTGACGGTGAGAAATATGATCCAGCTAAACATGGTTCATTGTTTACCGAGCAAATTAGGCCTAATCAACATCATGCTAATAATGGTGCTATTGGTGTTACTGTTCAATTATAA
- the LOC113338770 gene encoding probable N-acetyltransferase HLS1 yields the protein MASDHEVIKTRDYDKNIDKVGTENLERICEVGQTPPFLFMDTMGDPVCRIRNSPLFKMLVAEFNNELVGVIQGTIKIANCCSNLKIVGYILGLRVSPLHRRTGVASNLVRNIEEWFVANGVDFAYMATEKDNKASVKLFVDKLNFVKFSTPSILVNPVSQYHSKSISSNIRIMKLTTDKAESLYRKFMGTTELFPYDIDNVLKNSSSLGTWIAFHDEFRSEFRSDSPPPNSWDMLSVWNSCGAFKLRVGNAPITWKMYGKTSRFIDRVFPCMKIRSLSDIFNQFGFYFMYGLYCEGPDSGLLVHSLCQFVHNLARKCKDCKIIVTEVGGGNIEKLKVHILHWKTLSSSEDLWCVKALD from the exons ATGGCATCTGATCATGAAGTGATTAAAACTAGAGATTACGACAAGAACATCGATAAAGTCGGAACAGAAAATCTCGAACGCATATGTGAAGTAGGCCAGACACCGCCATTTCTCTTCATGGACACGATGGGTGACCCCGTTTGTAGAATACGAAACAGCCCATTGTTCAAAATGCTG GTTGCTGAGTTCAATAACGAGTTGGTTGGAGTCATTCAAGGTACTATAAAGATTGCAAACTGCTGCAGCAATCTTAAAATCGTCGGTTACATCTTGGGTTTAAGAGTTTCGCCACTTCATCGAAGAACCGGAGTAGCTTCAAACTTAGTACGGAATATAGAAGAATGGTTTGTTGCAAATGGAGTTGATTTCGCGTATATGGCTACGGAAAAGGACAACAAAGCCTCAGTAAAGCTCTTCGTAGACAAGCTtaattttgtcaagtttagtactCCGTCAATCCTAGTCAATCCAGTGAGCCAATATCACAGCAAGTCTATATCATCTAATATTCGAATTATGAAGCTGACGACTGACAAAGCAGAAAGTCTCTATAGGAAGTTTATGGGAACAACAGAACTCTTCCCATATGATATCGATAACGTCCTGAAAAATAGTTCAAGTTTGGGTACTTGGATTGCTTTTCATGACGAATTTAGGAGCGAATTCCGATCAGATTCTCCTCCACCGAATAGTTGGGATATGCTTAGTGTTTGGAACAGTTGTGGTGCTTTCAAGCTTAGGGTTGGAAATGCACCAATAACTTGGAAAATGTATGGAAAAACTTCGAGGTTTATCGACCGAGTCTTCCCATGCATGAAGATACGTTCATTATCAGACATTTTCAATCAATTCGGGTTCTATTTTATGTATGGTTTGTATTGTGAAGGGCCTGATTCCGGCTTACTTGTTCATTCTCTATGCCAATTCGTTCATAACCTGGCTAGAAAGTGCAAGGACTGCAAAATTATTGTTACAGAAGTTGGAGGAGGTAATattgagaaattaaaggtgcATATCCTACATTGGAAAACATTGTCTTCTAGTGAAGATTTGTGGTGCGTAAAAGCCTTAGATTGA